From Coturnix japonica isolate 7356 chromosome 1, Coturnix japonica 2.1, whole genome shotgun sequence, the proteins below share one genomic window:
- the GOLGB1 gene encoding golgin subfamily B member 1 isoform X1, with protein sequence MLSRLSGLANTVLQELSGDGGDAVPESESSVTVEPSELGGGSMEEAPEDLLERLAQTEKLVVQLKDLIREKDALLQQKETVLKEEREAADAKLMKLKLQAKAKLASLNKRIEELTEKGPQLPAQAVPEEQVCAKCQNNQNAREDHRDEAEGLEEQLREQEEAVRDLKEQLALAKMNLKDAEIKHASQLSSLQEVIQEKEALLKEQVHQHQAELLRTAAKADQEAEVQQTLLTLRRKLEEREEALLGQTQMVELLQQELRGAEQQNQVLRDQCQKMAVDLSSLKDVLDAERRESQDLREKMELEVAERKLCSHRLQEEVQCLSEQLEEARSAQAELERYRGLEQKQRLEMEEKNLQISCLKAAEQELQSSYAALVAENNQLKQEVGQLLVLSAESSTAMQDLQERSQLVLQEPQQEATMVAENSENKNGGSEVKTQDLQILEDLASCMNSSATSGGVSGEMVNSEGQKPSGDTSVLPEARTNGFSSGGEQFTEENCLSGIGECLAAEKQKELSVLLLELKEAQEEIAFLKGQLKDPNNQISAFNEAGGEADQLEENSQTRLLEREEQKLSSTQSELDNSSLQGETEMQPINVLQENKNDLQEVPRETSVHGTGEMGATQETSAAFPEPGTSQSQELTNLQNQITELQMILQESEESYKKDLGERDAEINRLNQLAEEYRKKMEDSDSSLCALAEERDQLLCQMKNLSTMTELQEKVKQLEEDLALSEKQRLSDSESSLLKEQIQSLKNEFKSKEVKIEALQKDLDEAQLQLSDQDMQLNDMRSQIQKKECEALDLEQLLRKYRAEMEELSQSLASKGHETASLEQLVAERSRCIESLQQTLLEKEQQMTEISISMSERMVLLNEEKFSLETELKRLREQTGLLLKAQEGKKQNTEAEDTYLNSEVSEQQCETEAECKEGEISASELEILKRENEQVKRKLQAALVNRKELLRKVSKLEGELVQLKTESESETAMGQEDEGEEHMTSRMSQGVNLESSPREEYLVQLLSEKESELLSIRKELLDKETTEAQLQAVIEEMKQSLQDKINTDSIKVEIMENQTIADKVTETDEGPKDDEKNEENNTAATNLGENQMSALKERVSTLEQEKEQLQKKLQEALISRKDTIKKAQEKDRHHREQLKQQKDDYNILQEQFDMQMKEKESIQAQLRQLQEQSAESVPGNQGSLDSLCLEAGNSTSSKSVQVTDASGEEFKAELEKLQMEKEELEQKVGCMEGELACKTELVFNLQERIAQLLPEAEGLTRTSEQAEAARLQGELEEDQGEDTRENSLEDLKMLMHQKDEEMELLSFQLREKSEALANAQAQLLEKEDSIKSLRSQIEAQAQAHEEQSKRLQTELLEIQHKQEDDEEAAKQKNQMQRKLQAALISRKEALKESKSLKEELASAKTTIENLCVKLNNVESQISGHVKETDTLTEKIASLTEEREKLIAEVNKVLGENQNLDGCCKNLKLTLDGVLLEKEKQEKEMESLKCLQAAESTEWQEKHGELQKEYETLLQSYENVSNETERIQRVLETVRQEKQEIFMKLKSAEAKKEETDKQLQEAEQEIDGMKEKMRKFAKSKQQKILELEEENEKLRAEAQSTAADLHRTDDGSFLSNTSLKEALESSRRDYQSLSTQLEAVMVEKESLTQEITDLKHHLQLTESKLEESRELLDKYVSLKTTEEETNQAVAAPPPIERTENQVDLGVGPKSLNAELEQKAFESPPEDLNSYIKEIAELTKRITELEENRRASEQQLDDIRRSVETLEGEKRALETQMEAKVLELNVLQDTVAKMEETVQNTKEDLIRMTELKDTLEAEKDDLEERLMNQLAELNGSIGNYQQDATDSQIENEQLKHELQSLQRAIHELEEEKRQMAMEKSKASSENRKEYLEKLKRTWREDSSTHVKELQELLKQKQQEVKQLQKDCIKSQEKISSLERTVKALEFVQSESQKDLEAAKETLAKAAEDTKKAQTELAHCRVVLDDTQSEAARVLAESVKVKEELRATKESTLIQMKKKDEDFERRLEQEKDKHSKEMKNMEEKLAALQREKDFMETTVRDVQGSLMTKDREAKELEGNLNKTLAQLAAFTRSMSSLQDDRDRVIDESKTWEKKFTETIQKKEEEIRSKEETCVMLRDQMKQMTTQVEDLQIHISRLECDKKDWESESRREIQQHQETCEMLQAEKKELLTQLEGSQKLYSESQDEQQKLESEIQSLKDQLADLQSSFARCEVDRGELESMVKQQENRIQNFKFSCEQLEADLQASKDLTNKLHEEMSAKDQKIISLLSAKEEAVVAALSELQQQHSEDITLLERRLSKEEEDKKALEIEKSKLNDKLDHLTEKMKIIREESKQQKAQLDSFTKSMSSLQDDRDRILREYKQLEERHLVIILEKDQIIQEAAAENNKLKEEIRIFHGQMDDLNSENAKLSADLVRYREDLNQVISIKDSQQKQLLKTQLQRIQALEKEKAVMETQLKESERTQDDLKKCMEALREDKVSMTQEVETLTSSLSRAQSEMTALTEGSPIMECQAQLKAKEEEALELHRKLALSQQRITELEGELVSVQKDATRRVGEAEDRLRKELKHLHHDAGIMRNETETAEERVAELARDLMEMEQKLLAVTDENKDLRAQIQSFGKSMSSLQDSWDQTNEELQALKQKYSADLGEQQNLVENLQKKILQLQEEQNSTALDRDTLRSELTEMQKAADERGLLAQIEDLKQKIRAKDDELLRLSSELEGSSNQVKSFSKAMASLQDERDRLLDELDKTRKVEEVKQQAEGSTVTTPSEVLSLKKALSSLQNDRDRLVRELKNLQQQYIQVGVESAENSRLKAQVQEYQQEADKQHRRQEQLEQECASYQQELQQLRQEKTTWEEQNGNIKEQCLMLIAEKEQQLSHLQQVVQEMRPPLSKAQAVEEQYQRKINPEAVRGDFSSLEAETKHLRAQLSDSLKELHQKELRIQQLNSKLSQVYEEKNALSLQLRGSGRSICESHQQYNEVLSRCLVLEKQLQELQAADKSMGSFATDAAPGAPQEKNEPGGSYTPELQELQLRLSETEHLHSSTKQDLRYLEEQLEEERERRVAAEEALSAAQEHISRLESSEWTSSMSTSIDVAPGHEHSLLIDSMDNNFSKTRNVPGLRRLLRSLFHSRTHLPMLVAMYLLALHVLLFLCFTGHL encoded by the exons TCATAGGGATGAAGCTGAAGGTCTGgaagagcagctcagggagcaaGAAGAGGCTGTTAGGGATCTGAAGGAACAGCTGGCTTTAGCCAAGATGAAtctgaaagatgctgaaatCAAACATGCATCACAG ctgagcTCGCTGCAGGAAGTAATTCAGGAGAAGGAAGCTCTCCTCAAAGAACAGGTTCATCAGCACCAAGCTGAACTGCTGAGAACAGCAGCCAAGGCAGATCAGGAAGCAGAAGTGCAGCAG accctgctgaCGCTTCGGAGGAAGCTGGAGGAGCGAGAAGAAGCTCTGCTGGGACAAACGCAGATGGTagaactgctgcagcaggagctaCGTGGGGCTGAACAACAAAACCAG GTGCTCCGAGATCAGTGCCAGAAGATGGCAGTGGATCTGAGCTCTCTGAAAGATGTGCTGGATGCAGAGAGACGAGAATCTCAGGATCTCAGAGAGAAGATGGAGCTGGAAGTGGCTGAGAGGAAGCTGTGCTCCCATCGCTTGCAGGAGGAGGTGCAGtgtctttcagagcagctggaagaggcAAGATCAGCACAAGCAGAATTAGAGAGATACAGAGGCttggagcagaagcagagactggaaatggaagagaaaaatctacaGATCAGTTGTCTTAAGGCAGCTGAACAAGAGCTCCAATCTAGCTATGCTGCCCTTGTAGCTGAGAACAATCAGCTGAAGCAGGAGGTTGGCCAGCTGTTGGTGCTGtctgctgaaagcagcacagcaatgcaggATCTACAAG AGAGGTCCCAACTTGTTCTCCAGGAGCCTCAGCAGGAAGCTACAATGGTTGCAGAAAACTCAGAG AACAAGAATGGTGGATCTGAGGTGAAAACACAAGACTTGCAGATTCTGGAAGATTTGGCCTCTTGCATGAACTCCTCTGCTACCTCTGGAG GTGTGTCAGGAGAGATGGTGAATTCTGAAGGGCAAAAGCCTTCTGGTGACACTTCGGTCCTGCCTGAG GCAAGAACAAATGGCTTTTCCAGTGGAGGTGAGCAgtttactgaagaaaactgcCTGTCTGGAATTGGAGAATGTcttgctgcagagaaacagaaagaactgtCAGTTTTGCTGCTGGAACTGAAAGAAGCTCAAGAAGAAATTGCATTTCTAAAAGGACAGCTCAAGGACCCAAACAACCAAATTTCTGCATTTAACGAAGCAGGAGGAGAGGCTGACCAGCTGGAAGAGAATTCCCAGACACGTCTTCTTGAGAGGGAAGAGCAAAAGTTATCGAGTACACAAAGTGAGTTGGACAACAGCTCATtacaaggagaaacagaaatgcagccaATTAATgtgcttcaggaaaacaaaaatgatctTCAAGAAGTACCCAGAGAGACCTCTGTTCATGGCACAGGGGAGATGGGAGCAACACAGGAAAcctctgcagcatttccagaGCCAGGCACCTCTCAATCTCAAGAGCTGACAAATCTGCAAAACCAAATTACGGAACTGCAAATGATTCTTCAGGAATCGGAAGAATCCTATAAAAAAGATCTGGGagaaagagatgcagaaataaatagacTAAACCAGCTGGCTGAAGAATACAGGAAAAAGATGGAAGATTCTGACAGCTCACTCTGTGCTTTGGCTGAAGAGAGAGATCAGCTCCTGTGTCAGATGAAGAACCTTTCTACCATGACAGAACTGCAGGAGAAGGtgaagcagctggaggaagatctggctctttctgaaaagcagaggcTGTCAGACAGTGAGAGCAGTCTTCTGAAGGAACAAATCCAAAgccttaaaaatgaatttaaatccAAAGAGGTTAAAATTGAAGCTTTACAGAAAGATTTGGATGAAGCACAACTTCAGCTTTCTGATCAGGACATGCAACTAAACGACATGCGGAGCCAGATCCAGAAGAAGGAGTGTGAGGCACTCGACCTGGAACAACTGCTGAGGAAATACAGGGCTGAGATGGAAGAGCTTTCCCAAAGCTTAGCCTCCAAAGGCCACGAAACAGCAAGCCTGGAGCAGCTTGTTGCTGAACGTAGCAGGTGTATAGAGAGCCTGCAGCAAACCTTGCTGGAGAAAGAACAGCAGATGACAGAGATCAGCATCAGCATGTCCGAAAGAATGGTACTGCTGAATGAAGAGAAGTTTTCTCTAGAAACTGAGCTGAAGAGACTCAGAGAGCAAACAGGCCTCTTATTAAAAGcccaggagggaaaaaaacagaacacagaagcagaagataCGTATCTGAACAGTGAGGtgtctgagcagcagtgtgagACAGAAGCAGAATGCAAGGAAGGGGAGATATCAGCAAGTGAACTTGAGATTCTGAAACGGGAAAACGAGCAAGTGAAGCgaaagctgcaggcagcacttgTTAACAGGAAGGAGCTCCTGAGGAAGGTTAGCAAATTGGAGGGTGAGTTGGTACAGTTGAAAACGGAGTCTGAGTCAGAAACTGCAATGGGTCAAGAAGATGAAGGGGAAGAACATATGACGAGTAGGATGAGCCAAGGAGTGAATCTTGAAAGCTCGCCCAGGGAGGAGTATCTAgtccagctgctttctgaaaaggaatCTGAGCTGCTGAGCATTCGGAAGGAGCTGCTGGATAAAGAAACTACTGAAGCGCAGTTGCAGGCGGTGattgaagaaatgaagcaaagctTGCAAGATAAGATAAACACTGATTCAATTAAGGTTGAAATCATGGAAAATCAGACAATTGCTGACAAAGTAACTGAAACTGATGAAGGCccaaaagatgatgaaaaaaatgaagaaaacaacacagcagctACAAATCTTGGAGAAAACCAGatgtctgctctgaaagagAGAGTTTCAACTCttgaacaggaaaaagaacaacttcAGAAAAAGCTTCAGGAAGCCTTGATATCTCGCAAAGACACTATAAAGAAGGCTCAAGAAAAAGACAGGCATCACAGAGAACAGCTTAAACAGCAGAAAGATGATTACAACATCCTGCAAGAACAATTTGATAtgcaaatgaaagagaaggaaagcatcCAAGCTCAGCTCAGACAGCTCCAGGAACAGTCGGCAGAGAGTGTTCCTGGCAATCAAGGCTCTTTGGATTCTTTGTGCTTGGAAGCAGGAAATTCTACAAGCAGCAAATCTGTGCAAGTCACGGATGCTTCTGGGGAAGAGTTTAAAGCAGAACTTGAAAAATTGCAGATGGAGAAGGAGGAGTTGGAACAGAAGGTTGGCTGTATGGAAGGTGAACTAGCCTGCAAAACAGAATTAGTCTTTAATTTGCAAGAGCGCATAGCACAGTTGTTGCCAGAGGCAGAAGGGCTGACTAGAACCTCTGAACAAGCTGAAGCTGCAAGACTTCAGGGAGAACTGGAGGAAGATCAAGGGGAAGATACTAGAGAAAACAGTCTGGAAGACCTGAAAATGCTTATGCATCAAAAGGATGAAGAAATGGAACTCCTTAGCTTTCAGTTAAGGGAGAAAAGCGAAGCTCTGGCTAATGCACAGGCACAgttgctggaaaaagaagattCTATCAAGAGTCTGCGCAGTCAGATTGAAGCTCAGGCTCAGGCACATGAGGAACAGAGCAAGCGACTGCAAACCGAGCTGCTTGAAATTCAGCACAAGcaagaagatgatgaagaagcAGCTAAACAGAAGAATCAAATGCAGAGAAAGTTGCAAGCTGCACTTATCTCTAGGAAAGAGGCATTAAAGGAGAGTAAGTCACTGAAAGAGGAATTAGCAAGTGCCAAAACTACTATTGAGAATCTTTGTGTCAAGTTGAATAATGTGGAAAGCCAAATAAGTGGCCATGTTAAAGAAACAGATactttaacagaaaaaatagcaaGTCTCACTGAAGAGCGAGAAAAACTTATTGCAGAAGTTAATAAAGTCCTTGGAGAAAATCAGAATCTTGACGGGTGCTGTAAAAACCTGAAACTGACACTCGATGGAGTTCTCTTagagaaggagaagcaggagaagGAGATGGAGTCCTTGAAATGCCTGCAAGCTGCTGAGAGCACTGAGTGGCAAGAGAAACACGGGGAGCTTCAGAAAGAGTATGAAACTCTCCTTCAGTCATATGAGAATGTGAGTAATGAGACTGAGAGGATTCAGCGTGTTTTGGAAACCGTGaggcaggaaaagcaggagATTTTCATGAAGCTGAAAAGTgctgaagcaaaaaaagaagaaacggataagcagctgcaggaagctgaacaGGAGATTGATggaatgaaggagaaaatgaggaaatttGCAAagtcaaaacaacaaaagattcTGGAACTAGAGGAGGAGAATGAGAAGCTCAGAGCAGAGGCGCAGTCCACAGCTGCGGATCTGCACAGGACTGATGATGGATCTTTCCTTTCAAACACTAGCCTGAAAGAAGCGCTGGAGAGTTCTAGGAGGGATTATCAGTCTCTTTCTACTCAGCTAGAGGCTGTAATGGTTGAAAAGGAGTCTCTTACTCAGGAGATCACAGACTTAAAACATCACTTGCAATTAACAGAATCCAagctggaagaaagcagagagctgtTAGACAAGTATGTTTCCCTGAAGacaacagaggaagaaacaaatcagGCTGTTGCTGCACCACCACCAATAGAGAGGACTGAAAATCAAGTGGACTTAGGTGTTGGACCAAAGTCTCTGAATGCAGAGCTGgaacaaaaagcttttgaaagccCACCTGAGGATCTTAATAGCTACATAAAGGAGATAGCTGAGCTCACAAAACGAATCACTGAACTAGAAGAGAATAGGAGGGCTTCAGAGCAACAGCTGGATGATATCCGCAGGAGTGTTGAGACTTTAGAAGGTGAGAAAAGGGCCTTAGAGACCCAAATGGAAGCAAAAGTCCTTGAATTAAATGTTCTCCAGGACACGGTAGCAAAGATGGAAGAAACGGTCCAAAACACCAAGGAGGACCTCATCAGGATGACAGAACTGAAGGACACTCTGGAGGCTGAGAAAGATGATTTAGAGGAAAGGCTCATGAATCAGCTGGCAGAACTTAATGGCAGTATTGGAAATTATCAGCAAGATGCAACAGACTCCCAGATTGAAAATGAACAACTGAAACATGAGCTTCAGAGTTTGCAGAGAGCAATACATGAACTGGAGGAGGAGAAACGTCAGATGGCAATGGAGAAAAGTAAAGCAAGTTCAGAAAACCGAAAGGAATATTTAGAGAAGTTGAAACGCACTTGGAGGGAAGACAGTAGCACACACGTGAAGGAgcttcaggagctgctgaagcagaagcagcaggaggttaagcagctgcagaaggattGTATCAAAAGCCAAGAGAAGATCAGTAGTTTAGAAAGAACTGTTAAAGCTCTGGAATTTGTCCAGAGTGAGTCTCAGAAAGATTTGGAAGCAGCCAAAGAGACTTTAGCTAAAGCAGCAGAAGACACCAAGAAAGCTCAGACAGAGCTTGCTCACTGCAGAGTAGTGTTGGATGACACTCAGAGTGAGGCGGCAAGAGTCCTAGCAGAGAGCGTCAAAGTAAAAGAAGAGTTACGGGCAACCAAAGAGAGTACTCTaattcaaatgaagaaaaaagatgaggaCTTTGAGAGAAGACTGGAGCAGGAGAAAGACAAGCACtcaaaggagatgaaaaatatgGAAGAGAAACTGGCAGCTTTGCAGAGGGAGAAAGATTTTATGGAAACAACAGTTCGTGATGTTCAGGGCTCCTTGATGACAAAAGATCGAGAAGCCAAGGAGCTGGAAGGCAACCTGAACAAAACACTGGCCCAGCTTGCAGCCTTCACCAGGAGCATGTCTTCCCTTCAGGATGATAGGGATAGAGTGATAGATGAATCCAAAACATGGGAGAAGAAGTTCACAGAAACGAttcaaaagaaagaggaagaaatacgCTCAAAAGAGGAAACTTGTGTTATGCTGAGGGACCAGATGAAGCAGATGACTACACAAGTGGAAGACCTTCAGATTCATATATCCAG gctGGAATGCGATAAGAAAGACTGGGAATCAGAGTCCAGGAGGGAGATTCAGCAGCATCAAGAGACGTGTGAAATGttgcaggcagaaaaaaaggagcttTTAACTCAGTTGGAAGGGTCTCAGAAACTGTACAGTGAGTCCCAGGATGAACAGCAGAAGCTGGAGTCAGAAATCCAGAGCCTGAAAGACCAGCTTGCTGACTTGCAGAGTTCCTTTGCCAGATGTGAAGTGGATCGAGGAGAGTTGGAGAGTATGGTCAAGCAACAAGAGAACAGGATCCAGAATTTTAAATTCAGCTGTGAACAGCTTGAGGCTGATCTGCAGGCTTCCAAGGACCTAACAAATAAGCTGCATGAAGAAATGAGTGCTAAAGATCAAAAGATCATTAGTTTGCTGTCTGCCAAGGAAGAAGCAGTTGTGGCTGCTCTATCAGAATTACAGCAGCAACATTCTGAAGACATTACACTGTTGGAGCGTAGGCTaagcaaggaggaagaagataaaaaggcTTTGGAAATTGAGAAGAGCAAACTTAATGATAAACTTGATCATCtcactgaaaagatgaaaataatcagagaagaaagtaaacagcagaaagcacaacTGGACTCCTTCACCAAGTCCATGTCATCTCTGCAAGATGACAGAGATCGTATACTGAGAGAGTACAAACAGCTGGAGGAACGCCACCTCGTTATCATCTTGGAGAAAGACCAGATAATCCaagaggctgctgctgaaaacaatAAGCTGAAGGAGGAAATCAGAATTTTTCATGGCCAGATGGATGATCTCAACTCGGAGAACGCCAAGCTGAGTGCAGACCTGGTGCGGTACAGAGAAGATCTGAACCAAGTAATTTCAATTAAGGATTCCCAACAGAAGCAACTTCTCAAAACTCAGCTTCAGCGAATCCAGGctctggaaaaggagaaggcagTCATGGAAACACAGCTGAAGGAGTCTGAGCGAACTCAGGATGATCTCAAGAAGTGTATGGAAGCCTTGAGAGAGGATAAAGTCAGTATGACTCAAGAGGTTGAAACCCTTACATCCTCTCTGTCCCGAGCTCAGAGCGAGATGACAGCATTAACTGAGGGGAGTCCTATCATGGAGTGTCAAGCACAGCTCAAGGCCAAAGAGGAAGAGGCACTAGAACTGCATCGTAAGCTTGCACTCTCACAGCAAAGGATAACTGAACTTGAGGGGGAACTGGTGAGTGTTCAGAAGGATGCAACCAGGAGAGTGGGAGAGGCTGAGGACAGGCTCAGAAAGGAACTGAAGCACCTGCATCATGATGCTGGGATAATGaggaatgaaacagaaacagcagaggaGAGAGTAGCAGAGTTGGCACGGGACCTCatggaaatggaacagaaattGCTTGCAgtcacagatgaaaacaaagatcTGAGAGCCCAGATTCAGTCTTTTGGGAAGTCCATGAGCTCTCTTCAGGATAGCTGGGACCAGACCAACGAGGAGCTTCAAGCTTTGAAACAGAAGTATTCTGCAGACTTGGGGGAACAACAAAATCTAGTGGAGAATCTTCAGAAAAAGATCCTTCAGTTACAAGAGGAGCAAAATTCCACTGCCTTGGACCGGGACACATTGAGGTCTGAGcttacagaaatgcagaaagctgctgacGAAAGAGGTCTCTTGGCTCAGATTGAGGATCTTAAGCAGAAGATCAGAGCCAAAGATGATGAGCTTCTCCGTTTGTCTTCAGAACTGGAAGGCTCTTCCAACCAAGTCAAATCTTTCTCCAAGGCTATGGCAAGCCTGCAGGATGAGAGAGACCGTCTGCTGGATGAACTGGACAAAACACGTAAGGTGGAAGAAGTGAAGCAGCAAGCAGAAGGGAGCACTGTCACCACTCCATCAGAAGTGCTGAGTCTTAAGAAGGCTCTGTCCTCCTTGCAGAACGACAGAGACAGATTA GTGAGGGAGCTGAAGAATCTACAGCAGCAATACATACAAGTTGGGGTCGAATCAGCTGAAAACTCTCGCTTGAAGGCACAAGTGCAGGAATATCAGCAAGAGGCAGATAAACAGCACCGCCGCCAAGAGCAGCTGGAGCAAGAGTGTGCTTCCTACCAGCAGGAGCTTCAGCAGCTGAG GCAAGAGAAAACTACCTGGGAAGAGCAGAATGGTAACATCAAAGAGCAATGCCTGATGCTCAtagcagaaaaagagcagcagctgagccacTTGCAGCAGGTTGTACAAGAAATGAGGCCACCCCTGAGCAAGGCTCAAGCTGTAGAGGAGCAATACCAAAGGAAG ATCAATCCAGAAGCAGTGAGAGGGGACTTTTCAAGCCTGGAAGCAGAGACCAAACATCTGAGGGCTCAGCTAAGTGACAGCCTGAAAGAGCTGCACCAAAAAGAGCTCCGAATTCAGCAGTTGAACAGCAAG CTGTCTCAGGtctatgaagagaaaaatgccCTCTCCCTTCAACTGCGTGGTAGTGGCCGAAGCATCTGTGAGAGTCACCAGCAGTACAACGAGGTTCTGAGCCGCTGCCTGGTGCTGGagaagcagctccaggagctgcaggctgcggACAAAAGCATG GGGTCATTTGCAACTGATGCTGCTCCTGGAGCACCCCAAGAAAAGAATGAACCTGGAGGCAGTTACACACCGGAGCtacaggagctgcagctgag ATTGTCTGAAACTGAGCACTTACACAGCAGCACGAAGCAAGATCTGAGGTacctggaggagcagctggaggaggagcgGGAGCGCCGTGTGGCTGCTGAGGAAGCActctctgcagctcaggagcaCATCAGCAG